The stretch of DNA CATGTACTGGGACCTCCCCCCTCTGGATGCCGCGGCCCAGGGAGTagacgaggaggaggatgaggtgGATGAGAacgtggaggaggaggagaagcctTTGATGGGCCCCGAAGAGCCCCTGGAAGCCTACGGCACTGTCAACTCTGACCAGTCAGAGACCCTCATTACCCCCAATGGAGACTTGTCACAGCACTCATCCCCTTCAATCACGGGAGAGTCAGACCCCTTCAAGAACTTCAGCGCCAGCAAAGGTGAATGCTGCCGTGTATCTTCTGTGTTGACAGTGTGTTGACTCCTCTAGTCTTATCGCGACTGTGCTTTTAAAGTATTGTCTTCataccattttattattattttttaaatttttttcacaACATGAGTTTAGAGGTCttggaaaggaaatgaaaaaagcaatgcTCTGTGAAAAACCTAGTCACAGGAACTGACTGGGCGCATTTCGGTTAGATCGAATAgtgttctctctgtttctcatggTAGAGTTCCTCAGGGAGGAAGTGATAGTTTTGCTCACCGCCCAGTTCATCACCCTCTTCAACCAGACAGCGCTGGAGGTGAGGATTCCCCATGACTTGTAACACGCGCAACAGAGCGTCTCATTATCATGATGACTGAGACACACAGGGCTGCAAATATGTCTAAAACAATTATCACAAGGTAATAGAATTCACCGGCTTGGCAGAACCCagagattcatttttttatagttttttccAAAGATAAAATGACagtactaaaaataaaaacttgaaAAGGCACTAAAAATGGAAGCAGGTGGTATTTTGGGAAAACAGAAGCTGTGTCCAAGCCTGCATAGCTGAGAGGGCTGGATTTATCCAGGTATCTGAGAGTTGAAATGACTGAAGTAGAAGTACATCCTGAGAGGAAGGATGCTGGTCTGTCAGAGGGCCATTTCCCATAATCCATCTCTTTTAATGCTGAATGCTATCTAGAAAGATACCAGTAGCCATTGTTAAGTCTTGGGTATGACTTAGCTGGAGTCATTCTGGGATCTGGACTGACACTCAGGTGGGCTTTTAAAGGTGGCTTATTTGTGATGATGGAAGGGATTTTATATTGTTGCATTTAGGAGTTTGGATTGAGGAATAGCATCTTTGGCTTTATTAGGGTTTcttgcagacattttaaaagcatgagAAAAGGTGTACTGTATAATTGGCTTCGCTTTGAAAAATACTTCAAAGGCTAAACATTGTGgtcacctctgtctctctcttgtgCTCTTTTTCTACAGACCATGGTGACCCCTATGACCCAGAAGTACTTTAACTTCCGGGAGCTGGAGAACAGTGTGATGTACTGTCTGTGCGGGGTGGAGGTGATCGTCGGGTTCTTCTTTGTGCGCTGGCTGAGCCGGCAGGTGGCTGACCGCGTGGTGCTGGCTGTTGGGCTGATCATCTGCAACATCTCCTGTGCCTGGTGCCTCATCTTCCTCGCTAACCCCCAGGGTGAGTCCTGGCCCTGGATGTGTCCCCAAGCAATCAGGAGTGCACATGTAAAATTACAGGCAGTGCAGTGACGAGACCAGACCGTTCAGCAATTGAGGCTTGTCATGTAGCCTACAGACTGGAGTCTGTCTCACACTGTGTCAAGCCTTGTCTAGAATACTGTCTGTATTCAAGGGTCTCAAGGGGTTTTCCCTTAATAATGTTAGTAAAGTATTCCACTTCTgagtaataaaaaaacacaaataaacaagaaCCCACCCTGGCGTCTGTGTGAAATTCACCTTTTATTGAATTAACTGATTGTCACCCATGCCCTCTTGAACACAGAGCTCAACTTGAAATAGCACATGTAGTCCACTTTACGAATCCcctttaaatctttaaatacCTTAATCAAACTCCCCTGAGTCATCGGGGTAGAGTCATAggaagacatacacacataacaGACCATCCATTGTCACGAAAGGACACACGGGCACTAACGAAGCAAAGTGGGACAAACTTAAATAGACTCATTGAGCAGTGCTCTGGATGTGCGGATGGACAAGCTGAAACAGGGTTATTGTGTGACCACAGAAGGACTCATTCACTATTTATCTTGCCCTTattgttccctctctctctccgtccctcgTCACTCTCTTGCTGCTTGGCACCTTTACTCTCCGTtgccccttctctccctcccccaggtACGTTTGCCTGGCAGTTATCAGCGTTCGTCATCGGGGTGTTCCTGCAGCTCCTAGGGCTGCCCTTTGTAGCTGTGTCCCAGGTATCTCTGTTTTCCAAAGTGACTGCAGAGAAGACGCAAGGTATGAAACACTGCCTCCTGTGGCCTCACTACAGTACTGCAGCTTTTTAATAAGCTTGTGTTGAATTTTGCTATTTATGTCTGCTAATTAGCTCTTCATTgagatattacattatttaggtTTACTTATTTGTGCAATTTTTCTGGTGAATATTACTAGTTGGCTTTCAAACTAAATCAAAAGAAACATTggttttaatgaaaacacagtatCTGACCGTGTAACAAGATTTATGAACAATAATGCAGTAATGTTATTGCCACATATTATCATGAGTGTTAGCAATGATCAATAACATCAATAACAATCTCTTTAAAAAATAGTTTCTGATTTACTGTAAGCATATTAGTTCACTGTATTCATTAGTAGGCTGAATACATCATTTATAATAATGTATTCAGcctattatttataataatttttatttataattatttataataatgtattaaattatttataatatttataatattattatttataatattatttataataatgacatattaatatattacatgctctttgtgtgtgcatgtgtgtatgtgtgtgcatgtggacaGGGTTCAGCCAGGGGGTCCGCCGCTCAGTCGGGGGTCTGGCCACCATCCTGGGCCCCCTGTGGGCAGGCGGGTTGACAGGGAACCTCTATGTGATGCTGGGCATGATGTTGGCCCTACTGGCACTGCTCACTGTGAgtactcactgtgtgtgtgtggtcagtaaTGCCATTGAAACAAGtcataaaaaacacactaaTAACGATCAAAGATTTGCATAGCTATGTTTATTACCCACTTCACAGCAGTAACACTGATCTTTATCCCGCAGATTATGATGATGTTTTCCTACGACCGCCTTGTTGAGCCCTGTGTCGTGCACCATGCCGAAAGcccagaggattgtgggtagtgCTGATAAGTGGTCCTTCTGGATACGAGAGCAATCAAAGGTAGGATGTGGACACCTGGGACTCAAATTAGAGTGTGTTACTCTAGTTGTCCTTGAAGTTGAAAACCTATGATTGGCCACGATATGTCACAGCCAGGCCAAATGTGTGGCAGGTAGATGAGTCAGATgacagagcgcagtgtggggaAAGCCgcatttgtaaaacatttccACAACCTCCTGTTCATTGCTGCCGATTCAGCTCTGTGATTTATGAGGGTGAACCCTGTCCAGATGCAGATGCAGTGCACAAGTGGTGAAGTGAACATGGTTCATTCAAAGGACAACCTGAAATTTTGGAAATAATATTGCAATCTCCCTCTCCTTGCAGGTGCATGAGATCTTTTCCAGTTAACAATGGGGGACGAATGCATATTTTGGACAGTTTTTTGGACAAGAGGACTGGagacaacaaaacacacaaacactacagGCCTCATGGTGTATAGTCTCCTGACCTACGCTGTCTAGCTGACTGACACTACCATTGACCTCGTACTACATGACGTAGACCCCCGTTTTGTTTCCTGTGGAAAATGTATTGTAATCTAAACAATATCAGAACGTGACATGTGGTTTTTCACTTACAGATCCGTGATGTAACCTCAGCGTCCCAAGGGCACAATGTCATGTTACAACTTGATTACTTTACCATTTCTACCATAAAGTCTAATATAATGCAAATATTAGCCaatattgtaattgtaaataatatatttgaACTTCTACCAACAAGACACAGATCAGGGACCAGACGCACGGAGTCACATGCAAGTTTTTAAACTTGCCCCAAGGATAGTACATTGGCTCAGTATgtctttctgcctttctttAAATGGATATTAGAAATCAGTggtcagtttcattttaaattctcaTGCAAGACAGAATGCTACTATGGCTTGGTTCTTGATATTTGTTCTTGACATCGATGTTAGCATGTTTGAAACATGCCAAGGCTGAGATGATTATGTGTGTTAGTGTCTTAAACTGGCCACTAGAGACAGCCCATACAGACAAGCAAAAAGACAAGGCCCAGCAAAAGGAAAAGCCCAGAGCTGGTTTCTCACGTTGCATACTGTACCTCGAGGTGTACTAGCTTTCACCACAAGAGGGTGCCATTCATCAAGACAAACTTGGGTTGCTTAGCAGTAAACTGTCCCTTCCTCTCACTCAGTAATGTCCATTGAAGACCCTAGAGATCCACAATCCTTAATGTATCTGGCAACCAGCTGCTGACCAGTACTTGGAATAAAAGATAATTTAAGTGTCTATCCGAACACTGGCTCCAGTTAATTCCTACCTATATTTGAGccaaggcagaaaaaaaagattgatcATGAAGTTGACTGTTATAGCATTAGAATTACATGATtgcagtaattatttttgtcaatgtGAGGTTACCACAGGTGAAGTACATTGTTTTGTCCTGTAATGGAAAACTGCTGGTCTGAGTTACAAAGGACTCAAAGGACTTGGGTTACATTGGCTTTTAGGAATGTTTCTTTTCTAGAATGTATCCAAAAGCACAACTGGAAAGTATCacaaactgttgtttttacagTATGAATTTGACAggtatttatttacttcatttgTTGTGTGACTGCATTAACAGTACAGAACTGGCTAATGTATTAATGTACTACTCATTAATTTGCAtgtaatacattaatacattagtACTCCATGTCCTGAAACCTTTAACcatgttttggaaaataaaattaaataaaaatttggGCACTATTTGATGTTTGGAATTCAGTGTAAAATGACTTCTTCTCCTAAtatctgtgcatctgttttgTAGGATAGTCATTGGTTGGTTTACAAAAGGATAAGCACTTGAGAGAGCACCCGCCAAAGGTTTTGTCCTTACTTTTTGATGCATGACCTGAAAGTAATTGGTGTGAATGGTAGGTGGCAACATCTGGCATAAATATAATTCCTTTGTGAATATTTCCAGCGAATCTGTCCAAATTTAATTCCAGCTATATTCACAAGGGCAATTTTCAGTTGACCTTGATTCCTTTCCATCATTCAATATTTACTTtgtgttaaattaatttatctatttatttctgaaattattGCTATCATTAATTATAATTTGGGGAAATGCTACAATGGACTAATTCCAATTCACTTTTACTTGAGTCattaaatttaatatattgTACAATATGTATAATTTACCTTTTGGTATGACTGCCGTCTctgaaatcattattattagcattttagcATCGTTTGTCACATATTTGCACAAACGTCATGACTAGCTTTATTATAGAAAATATTATTGTTAGCATTAGTATTGAGAAGGTGAGGGCTATTAGGTGGTTagtgattcatttatttacactaAAATTGGGATGTTATCCTAGCCTTGGCTGTTTTGTTGCTCTGTGATTGCTCTGTGGTTGCTCTGATGACTGTGGATATTGACTGTTGATCACAATGTCATCAGTTCATACCTCAGAGAGAGACATGTCTAATTCCAAATGTTGTTAAGTGTGGCATAAAGCCCTTCTGCTTTGCACGTAATTAAAACATGCCCACAGTGGTTTGTGGAAACTTATACTCTGTTCAGTGATATGGTTGCTTGTGCTTGGCCTCCAATTGCTTGGAGCAATTATTATTATGCAAGCCTAATAATTATATTGTTTTACTTGAAATAGGTTGAACAATACAATATGCTGTCATTTTCCAAGGGATTGTATGTAGCAAAACTGTTCTCAGTGCAGAGGTGaattcaacaaataaaacagcaacaataactATAGCAACAAAGGTATTACAATGTTGATACAATTCTGCCTCTGTAGAATAATGAACATGCCATGTAAGTGATTATTTGTAGTAATAATATGAACATGGCAATGAACATTCATGAACATCTGAAATTGAACATGataaacagtgataaaaataaattgcaacTGCTGTAGTATTATATGAGTCAGCATTATATGACCAGTTATAGTCATAAACTGGGAACAAAAACATGTAGTTTAGAGATCAATTAATATAAgccattataattaaaaatattcagtgaaatatttattgtgttCCACTTCACAGACACAAGACAAAGAGTGTCTGGCATGTTTACTCATAAATGGCATTCAGTCTATCAAGTGTGGTCTCCTCTTCAAAACAAGATTTCATTAAGCTTAAAAGGATTGTCCCACttttttacagtacacagcTGAAAGAcattccttgtgttttttttcttttcttcaaaaaagaTGCATGCAGTGAAGGCAGAagtttacataaaaatatatctcacacaaacaaagTAGAAATAACCATGGTCAGCTGCTCAACTCAACTCCACCCACACACTTGTATTAAATTCATAGCAAATTAACAGGCCATTCATTATCCAATGAATGGCTTCCTTCTCATACATTCCTCACACAGACAATTAGTCAGCTTGAAGCAAACATGAggaaagtgaattttttttttttttttttagaatgggAATGCAAACTGAGAATCCTCAGATGtacaacaaacatttaaatgaacattcatTTAGTTTACTAATCAAGATTCCTActtactgacatttttttaaacttggcAGAGTCACTACAATATAGATGGAGGctaatctaaaaataaaatagatggagactcatttaaatatacatattatataatatgaaGGATTCTCAGCTCCATTAATCCTTTCAGCTCCAACAGCAGATATATCAGAAGGtgagcagaaacagcagaaattacatTGGCAGAGCATAACttccaatttcatttcaaactgtgTAATTGTCATCGTGTGTGAGGAATGTGAGTAAAAGAAGCCAGTCATTGGCTAATGAGTTTCACCAACTTAATTAGCAGTGGTTTAAAAACAGGTATGTGAGTTCGCCTGGTTTATGTGGTGtagaagggagggggaggaagaaggCTGTGGGCTTTCCTGATGTGTTTGTGGGCCtctaaaatttattttaaaagggaaTGAATGGTGTTTTATGAGTGGTGCATCAGCCAGTAccctcaattttttttttttttaaactgcatgttTACTGAGGCTTGTTTTTGTAGTATTGCCTTAGAAGGGTAAAGGGGaatgggacttttttttttcttccatagTTGGATGGGTCTGGGTGTAAGTAAAGCAAGCTACTTCATAGTTGCAGACAAACCTATGAGATTATCAAGATAAGGGCTACCTTTCAGCAGGTGGATGAATGTGCATTAATTCATGAAATCTCCCTGCTTGAATATGAACTGGTTGGGTAAATGAGTTATTGCCAACTCCTGCTTTGCAAACAAAGGCCAGGAGCTGAATCCTGTCATACAAGTCAGTGAACATAAACTCCATGCAAAAATACTGCCATCTTTATTAGGGGAAGGGAATGAGGTGTTTTATCCAGAAGAATGCATACTTGTATGTATTTAAGAATAGGAGTTGAGCTACCCAGTGAAGCTGAAAGTGTTCATCTGGACATCTCGCTGCAGATTATTCATGCAACCTTTGGGGAAGGGGGTGAAGCTAATAGGGGAATTCTTGCACACCCTGCTCATGGTGTCATGTACAGAGTGGGCAAATTTGTGTCCTCTATGACCTTGATCTTGCCTGGAGAGCAGTGGATGTAGTGGTGGGGGTTAGATGTAATAAAATAGCCTTACTAAACAATCCCTACAGTCTGTAGCAATCCCAGACCCTGATTGGACAGATGCAATGGTGAGGAGCTTGGGGTTTTCATTAGAAGCAAACTGGGCTAATGGCAATTCCATGGTCTGGGAGGGGTGAACTCTCAATGAACTCAAGCTTTCTTTAAAggagtggtggtggtagtgAGGGATGATGGCGATCAAGAATGGTGACAGAAGCTTGTTGTCTGTGGAGGTGTCAGGCTTGTTGCACTTCAGAGATTGAATCACATCCCTCTGCACTTACATTTAGACACTGTCCCCACTGGATACAAAATGGGAATTTTACCCAGTATGCCcctgtgtaatgtgtaatatgaagggaaaaaaaacaaaaaatggctaGGGTAAATCTAGAAGACTAACGCATGGAAATGATTGCGTTGTATGTACAGTGACTTTGTAAATCAGCCTTGTCACAGCTCTGGACTTGATGTTTGTTTGGTATGTTCAGCAGCACAGTTTTCAGGACAGCACAGTAGAACTTTTTCCTCAGAGAACTGACATACCTGGCATAATTTGCAATGGTTTATTTACAACAGATATTCAGGAAGATACACACTGGAATGATCTGAGAATATAAGGTCAAAAATACTGCAGCCTACAGGAAAAGGGCGGTtgtccccttttttttttttttttttacaacacagtCCAGACTAAATAATGCATGCACTACAATGCGAACATGAAGCGTGGCATTGTCTGTGTCAACGGCAAATGTCAAGTGGAAGGGTTTGCAATGGCAAATGAGACACAGTGCTGATCCCTGTAAGGACAGTAACATATTTCAGCATAGCTGGCCTGTCACGGGGATAACATGGTGCTTTTCATCTGATGGATAATTCAAGGCAAAGTAACAAGCAAGATGAAGTTATTCTTTCCCCTATCAATGCATGCTGCGCTCCCATTCCTGCTTGTCTCATTTCATTAGTTTACACATTctcagctgttttctgaaaaggTATTAATGAGGACCTACTGGAGGGAATTATGTTGTCTtgtcaaaaatatgaaatatgtaattcAGTCATTggtgttattttaaaacaaccGAAGTGTGTGTGAACTAGCTTTAGCTGATCATTTTGGGTGAATTTCTTTCAGTAATGCTCTATGCATTTGGGGACATCAGTAGATTGTGATGTCTTAGAATGCTGCAACATGATTATTGGAGCATTTTAGTGCTTGTATGACAACACAAGTTTAGTGGTCATctgtatgaaagaaaaaagcagatgGAAAACCTTTCCCAATGTGACAATAACAAAGGCAATTTTGGCTCATTTACTCCTGTTAACTTGCCTGTTTTTAATCCTGTTAAAGTCTAAACTTCAAAAGTACACACTATAGAGACATGGTTCAACTCCTAAGGTATTACAGGTATTACATTTATGCTAAATTAATTTTAGGTGTGCCCTAGCAGTCATGCTGTTGAAATAAGACAAATCCCAGAGAATTCCAAAACTACAACAACTATTAACAAATGCAAGCTAGGACCTGATATGTATCGTCAGCacactttaaaaatatgtcatttgttttgcctCCAGGGCATTTCATTCTGTCAGGACTTTGTTGGAAGTCTGTGCCTTGCTTGTATCACTTCCTTtgtcctctctcctcacatAGCACTGCTATAAAAATTCCTTTCCCTTGGATGCTCCAAGGTGTCTTGAATGGATGCACGTatgttctgctgtgctggaagtcgctctggataagagtgtctgctaaatgcatgtaatgtcatATATTTGTTTACtcacttcccctctctgtcttggTAAATAGCTGACAGAATGGGCTGTGTGTGGATAGGATCAACCTGTCTATACAGGCAGAGAGGAATCTAtggaacacagaaacagcactaTCTTCAAGATTGTTGTAGAATatg from Megalops cyprinoides isolate fMegCyp1 chromosome 20, fMegCyp1.pri, whole genome shotgun sequence encodes:
- the LOC118796009 gene encoding major facilitator superfamily domain-containing protein 8-like, with product MDYRRKRKLTFFTIGLIFLLSGVEYAVILPTIWGYLQILSAQPFFLGLGLSAFSLSGLLSGPLFGHWSDRTRTTKGIILFSNLFEIAGNFMYFMGYSKWLLLSSRLVAGIGAGAGSSIFGFLTRNTAPEDRATVFAAVMACRQAGLLIGPAFNLFLRLCDFQLGPFVVNKYTSPGLFMCVMWILLQLVVLLMYWDLPPLDAAAQGVDEEEDEVDENVEEEEKPLMGPEEPLEAYGTVNSDQSETLITPNGDLSQHSSPSITGESDPFKNFSASKEFLREEVIVLLTAQFITLFNQTALETMVTPMTQKYFNFRELENSVMYCLCGVEVIVGFFFVRWLSRQVADRVVLAVGLIICNISCAWCLIFLANPQGTFAWQLSAFVIGVFLQLLGLPFVAVSQVSLFSKVTAEKTQGFSQGVRRSVGGLATILGPLWAGGLTGNLYVMLGMMLALLALLTIMMMFSYDRLVEPCVVHHAESPEDCG